In Pseudomonas alcaliphila JAB1, a single window of DNA contains:
- a CDS encoding diguanylate cyclase → MDKHDGNAIPQTLQERLQQLGQQFAERLRQELPQLTQQGEQLLEADDEQRRYLLQTLRDQLHRLAGSAGTFGFDQLGQHARELEQQAERWLQHQQRLQHELGEFIAALQRLGNQTSSNAAPSAVQQQIPQALGGDTESRLIYILEDEIAVGENMRLTLNNFGYQAEHFNSIAALDAALEQQIPDALIVDVNLVNEDCSGLDYAARLQQRLEVPLPLLVLTHQDDFATQLQAVRAGALGFFAKPVDIPQLESRLERCFAQQSGEPYRVLIVDDDRDLASRYSLVLRDAGMLVEFLQEPAQIFEHLRNFNPEVVLLDVNMPDCTGPELAQIIRCNDDWLRIPIIYLSAETDIGKQMNALIKAGDDFVTKPISDNALVATVFSRAQRARLLSNALARDSLTGLLKHGDIKEQVAIELERALRSGDRASVVMLDIDHFKRVNDEHGHAAGDNVIRALANLLRQRLRRVDSLGRYGGEEFLAVLPDCTPQQAKKIVDEIRERFAELRFIADGSEFSCTLSAGIAGTDVHSDAEQLRERADKALYAAKHGGRNQVQVAASEEHRG, encoded by the coding sequence ATGGATAAACACGACGGCAACGCCATCCCTCAGACCCTGCAAGAACGCCTGCAGCAGCTCGGCCAGCAGTTCGCCGAACGCCTGCGCCAGGAGCTGCCGCAACTGACGCAGCAGGGCGAGCAACTGCTCGAGGCCGACGACGAGCAGCGCAGGTATCTGTTGCAGACGCTACGCGACCAACTGCATCGCCTGGCCGGCAGTGCCGGCACCTTCGGTTTCGACCAGCTCGGCCAGCACGCGCGGGAGCTGGAACAACAGGCCGAACGCTGGCTGCAACACCAGCAACGCCTGCAGCATGAACTCGGCGAATTCATCGCGGCGCTGCAACGCCTGGGCAACCAGACCTCCAGCAACGCGGCACCCAGCGCAGTGCAGCAGCAGATACCACAGGCGCTGGGTGGAGACACCGAGTCCCGGCTCATCTACATCCTCGAGGATGAAATAGCCGTAGGCGAAAACATGCGCCTGACCCTGAACAACTTCGGCTATCAGGCCGAGCACTTCAACTCCATCGCCGCTCTCGATGCGGCCCTGGAGCAGCAGATACCGGACGCGCTGATCGTCGACGTCAACCTGGTCAACGAAGACTGCAGCGGCCTGGACTACGCTGCACGCTTGCAGCAGCGCTTGGAGGTGCCCCTGCCGCTGCTGGTGCTGACCCACCAGGATGACTTCGCCACCCAGTTGCAGGCAGTGCGGGCCGGGGCATTGGGTTTCTTCGCCAAACCGGTGGACATTCCGCAGCTGGAAAGCCGCCTGGAACGCTGCTTCGCCCAGCAGAGCGGCGAGCCCTACCGGGTGCTGATCGTCGACGACGACCGCGATCTGGCCAGCCGCTACAGCCTGGTGCTGCGCGATGCCGGCATGCTGGTGGAATTTCTTCAGGAGCCGGCGCAGATCTTCGAGCACTTGCGCAACTTCAATCCTGAGGTGGTGCTGCTCGACGTCAACATGCCGGACTGTACCGGCCCCGAGCTGGCGCAAATCATCCGCTGCAACGACGACTGGCTGCGCATCCCGATCATCTACCTGTCGGCGGAAACCGATATCGGCAAGCAGATGAATGCGCTGATCAAGGCTGGCGACGACTTCGTCACCAAGCCGATTTCCGACAACGCCCTGGTCGCCACCGTGTTCTCCCGCGCTCAGCGCGCACGTCTGCTGTCCAACGCCCTGGCGCGCGACAGCCTCACCGGCCTGCTCAAGCATGGCGACATCAAGGAGCAGGTGGCGATCGAGCTGGAGCGCGCACTACGCAGCGGCGACCGCGCCAGTGTGGTGATGCTGGATATCGATCACTTCAAACGGGTCAACGACGAACATGGTCACGCCGCCGGCGACAACGTCATCCGCGCCCTGGCCAACCTGCTACGCCAGCGCCTGCGTCGGGTCGACAGCCTGGGGCGCTATGGCGGCGAGGAGTTTCTCGCGGTACTACCGGACTGCACCCCGCAACAGGCCAAGAAGATCGTCGACGAGATTCGCGAACGCTTCGCCGAGTTGCGCTTTATCGCCGATGGCAGCGAATTCTCCTGCACCCTGAGTGCCGGTATCGCCGGCACCGATGTACACAGTGACGCCGAGCAACTGCGCGAGCGCGCCGACAAGGCGCTGTATGCGGCCAAGCATGGTGGTCGCAATCAGGTGCAGGTGGCCGCGTCGGAAGAGCATCGCGGCTGA
- the cysW gene encoding sulfate ABC transporter permease subunit CysW has product MKKPQDWRQWALVILGLMVVALILLVPLALIFTKALAGGLDLLWSNLGEDYMLHAIGLTLLVAAITVPLNLCFGICLAWCVTHYDFRGRKLLTTLIDIPYAVSPVVAGLCYLVVYGLESFIGRWFYDNGMQLMFAWPGIVMVTVFVTAPYVARILIPVMQAQGQDEEAAAMCLGASGWQIFRRISLPKIKWALLYGVVVTNARAVGEFGAVSVVSGTIINQTLTLPLLVDQLNNDYKPAAAFTAAGLLACMALLTLFLKTFMEWRQRQLMQRAEA; this is encoded by the coding sequence ATGAAAAAGCCCCAAGATTGGCGCCAGTGGGCGCTGGTAATCCTCGGTCTGATGGTGGTGGCGCTGATTCTGCTGGTGCCGCTGGCGCTGATCTTCACCAAGGCGCTTGCTGGCGGGCTTGACCTGCTGTGGAGCAACCTCGGCGAGGACTACATGCTCCACGCCATCGGGTTGACCCTGCTGGTGGCCGCAATCACCGTGCCGCTGAACCTGTGCTTCGGCATCTGCCTGGCCTGGTGCGTGACGCACTACGATTTTCGCGGGCGCAAGCTGCTGACCACCCTGATCGACATTCCCTATGCGGTGTCGCCGGTGGTCGCCGGCCTCTGTTATCTGGTGGTCTACGGCCTGGAGAGCTTTATCGGGCGCTGGTTCTACGATAACGGCATGCAGTTGATGTTCGCCTGGCCGGGCATCGTCATGGTCACCGTATTCGTCACCGCGCCCTATGTGGCGCGCATTCTGATTCCGGTGATGCAGGCCCAGGGTCAGGACGAAGAAGCCGCTGCCATGTGCCTGGGTGCCAGCGGCTGGCAGATCTTCCGCCGCATCAGCCTGCCGAAGATCAAATGGGCGCTGCTGTATGGCGTGGTGGTGACCAACGCCCGTGCGGTCGGTGAGTTTGGTGCGGTGTCGGTGGTGTCCGGCACCATCATCAACCAGACCCTGACCTTGCCGCTGCTGGTCGACCAGCTCAACAACGACTACAAACCCGCGGCGGCCTTCACTGCCGCCGGCCTGCTGGCGTGCATGGCGCTGCTCACCCTGTTCCTGAAAACCTTCATGGAGTGGCGTCAGCGCCAGCTGATGCAACGCGCCGAGGCCTGA
- the cysT gene encoding sulfate ABC transporter permease subunit CysT: MSKPTLFFLQTPLLPGFGLSFGVSVLYLSLVILLPLSALLLYVSDMSWAQYWFAISDPRVVQTYKVTISAAFYSTLAVLVIGLLLAWIITRYDFPGRRIVDALVDLPFALPTSVAGLTLAALLVPNGWIGQWLGFKVAYAYAGIVVAMVFTSIPFVVRTVQPVLQDLGSEYEEAARTLGASRMQTFRKVILPTLTPALVTGGSQAFVRSLGEFGAVIMIAGNIPYQTEVSSLMIFVRLQEFNYPAAAAIASVILLASLTLLFLLQVVQGRLFAWQRQGR, translated from the coding sequence GTGAGTAAACCGACGCTGTTCTTCCTGCAGACTCCGCTGCTGCCTGGCTTCGGCCTGAGCTTCGGCGTCAGCGTGCTGTACCTCTCGCTGGTGATCCTGCTGCCATTGTCGGCGCTGCTGCTGTACGTCAGTGACATGAGCTGGGCGCAATATTGGTTCGCCATCAGCGATCCGCGCGTGGTGCAGACCTACAAGGTGACCATCTCGGCGGCCTTCTACTCGACCCTGGCGGTACTGGTGATCGGCCTGCTGCTGGCCTGGATCATCACCCGTTACGATTTTCCCGGTCGGCGCATCGTCGATGCGCTGGTCGATCTGCCCTTTGCCCTGCCCACCTCGGTGGCCGGCCTGACCCTTGCCGCACTTCTCGTGCCTAATGGCTGGATCGGCCAGTGGCTGGGCTTCAAGGTGGCCTACGCCTACGCCGGTATCGTGGTGGCGATGGTGTTCACCAGCATTCCCTTCGTGGTGCGTACCGTGCAGCCGGTGCTGCAGGATCTCGGTTCGGAATACGAAGAGGCCGCGCGCACATTGGGCGCCAGCCGCATGCAGACCTTTCGCAAGGTGATCCTGCCGACCCTGACCCCGGCGCTGGTCACCGGTGGCTCGCAGGCCTTCGTGCGCAGCCTCGGCGAGTTCGGCGCGGTGATCATGATCGCCGGCAACATTCCCTACCAGACGGAGGTCAGCTCGTTGATGATTTTCGTCCGTCTGCAGGAGTTCAATTACCCGGCGGCGGCGGCCATTGCTTCGGTGATCCTGCTTGCCTCGCTGACTCTTCTGTTCCTCCTGCAGGTCGTGCAGGGACGTTTGTTCGCATGGCAACGGCAAGGTCGATGA
- the cysP gene encoding thiosulfate ABC transporter substrate-binding protein CysP, with the protein MLKKIVLATVASATLLTGSLSHAAADTPFHNASYDIARELFGEINPLFVEHWKQQSGKEVKIIQSFAGTSRQAQDIIQGKKVDVVTFNQVTDVDILAKRGLLREDWAKQFPNNASPYYSTTAFLVREGNPKNIKSWDDLIRDDVKLVFPNPKTSGNARYSYLGAWLFANEKFNGDQEKIKAFVGKLLKNVENFPTGGRGATVAFAQNGQGDVLLTFESEVINIAKGDEFKSANLEIVVPEVSVLAEFPVAIVDKVADERGTREQAKAFLDFQYSKDIQQLLTRYNYRVHNPEVVEATKAQFAPVRLINPNEILGSWDDITAKHFDNGGILDQLLATGR; encoded by the coding sequence ATGCTGAAGAAGATCGTTCTGGCCACCGTGGCCAGCGCCACCCTGCTGACTGGCTCGCTGAGCCATGCTGCTGCCGATACGCCATTCCACAACGCCTCCTACGACATCGCCCGCGAGCTGTTCGGCGAGATCAATCCGCTGTTCGTCGAGCATTGGAAGCAGCAGAGCGGCAAGGAAGTGAAGATCATCCAGTCCTTCGCCGGTACCTCGCGTCAGGCGCAGGACATCATCCAGGGCAAGAAGGTCGACGTCGTCACCTTTAACCAGGTAACCGATGTGGACATCCTGGCCAAGCGCGGTCTGCTGCGTGAAGACTGGGCCAAGCAGTTCCCCAACAACGCCTCGCCGTACTACAGCACCACCGCGTTCCTGGTGCGCGAAGGCAACCCGAAGAACATCAAGAGCTGGGACGACCTGATTCGCGATGACGTGAAACTGGTATTTCCCAACCCGAAAACCTCCGGCAACGCCCGCTACAGCTACCTGGGCGCCTGGCTGTTCGCCAACGAGAAATTCAACGGCGACCAGGAGAAGATCAAGGCCTTCGTCGGCAAGCTGCTGAAGAACGTCGAGAACTTCCCCACTGGCGGCCGTGGCGCCACCGTGGCCTTCGCCCAGAACGGCCAGGGCGACGTGCTGCTGACCTTCGAGTCGGAAGTGATCAACATCGCCAAGGGTGACGAGTTCAAGTCTGCCAACCTGGAAATCGTGGTGCCGGAAGTCAGCGTGCTGGCCGAGTTCCCGGTGGCCATCGTCGACAAGGTGGCCGACGAGCGCGGCACCCGCGAGCAGGCCAAGGCCTTCCTCGACTTCCAGTACAGCAAGGACATCCAGCAGCTGCTGACCCGCTACAACTACCGCGTGCACAACCCGGAAGTGGTCGAGGCGACCAAGGCGCAGTTTGCACCGGTACGTCTGATCAACCCGAACGAGATCCTCGGTAGCTGGGATGACATCACCGCCAAGCACTTCGACAACGGTGGTATCCTTGACCAGCTTCTCGCGACTGGGCGCTGA
- a CDS encoding TOBE domain-containing protein — protein sequence MTIKAINVRNQFKGNIKEIVIGDVLSEIDVQTAAGIVTSVITTRSVRELELQVGSEVIAFVKSTEVSIAKL from the coding sequence ATGACCATCAAAGCCATCAACGTGCGTAACCAGTTCAAGGGCAACATCAAGGAAATCGTCATCGGCGACGTACTGTCGGAAATCGACGTGCAGACCGCTGCCGGCATCGTCACCTCGGTGATCACCACCCGTTCCGTGCGCGAACTGGAATTGCAGGTGGGCAGTGAAGTGATTGCCTTCGTGAAGTCCACCGAAGTGTCCATTGCCAAGCTGTGA
- a CDS encoding LLM class flavin-dependent oxidoreductase — translation MSLNIFWFLPTHGDGKYLGTAEGARAVDHGYLGQVAQAADRLGYGGVLIPTGRSCEDSWLVAASRIPVTQHLKFLVALRPGIISPTVAARQGDGPTVAARVKEYAELGIDTFICSGYPHLEESYRVAELLFPHLDVAQPQRPESRGYVSPFGEMISSDILPKAASAS, via the coding sequence ATGAGTCTCAACATCTTCTGGTTCCTGCCTACCCATGGCGATGGCAAGTACCTGGGCACCGCCGAAGGCGCGCGCGCCGTCGATCATGGCTATCTGGGCCAGGTCGCCCAGGCTGCCGACCGCCTCGGCTACGGCGGCGTGCTGATTCCCACCGGGCGTTCCTGCGAGGACTCCTGGCTGGTGGCTGCGTCCCGCATCCCGGTGACGCAGCACCTCAAGTTCCTCGTTGCCCTGCGCCCGGGGATCATTTCGCCAACCGTGGCTGCGCGCCAGGGCGATGGCCCGACCGTGGCGGCGCGGGTCAAGGAGTATGCGGAGCTGGGCATCGACACCTTCATCTGCTCCGGTTACCCGCACCTGGAGGAGTCGTACCGGGTCGCCGAACTGCTGTTCCCGCATCTGGACGTAGCCCAGCCGCAGCGTCCGGAAAGTCGCGGTTATGTCAGCCCGTTCGGCGAAATGATCTCCAGCGACATCCTGCCGAAGGCGGCTTCGGCGAGTTGA
- the chrA gene encoding chromate efflux transporter, with translation MPDSSERPAPVSLLQAFWFWLKLGLISFGGPAGQISIMHQELVEKRRWLSERRFLHALNYCMLLPGPEAQQLATYIGWLMHRTWGGVIAGALFVLPSLLILIVLSWVYLVFGDVPLVAGIFYGIKPAVTAIVVQAAWRIGGRVLKNAWLWAIAAAAFVAIFALQVPFPLIVLGAALVGYIGGRLAPQHFAVGAGHGEAGGAHAPALIDDETRLAHTYFRSSRLALILLVGALLWLLPMGLLTLAFGWQGTLTQMGWFFTKAALLTFGGAYAVLPYVYQGAIEHYGWLTPRQMIDGLALGETTPGPLIMVVAFVAFVGAYGQPVFAGDSAFASGALAAVLVTWFTFLPSFLFILAGGPLVESTHGQMKFTAPLTGITAAVVGVILNLALFFGYHVLWPQGFAGAFDWVSALITLAAGVALLGFKRGVIETIAGCAVVGLVAHLLG, from the coding sequence ATGCCCGATTCCTCTGAACGTCCCGCCCCGGTCAGTTTGCTGCAGGCGTTCTGGTTCTGGTTGAAGCTGGGGCTGATCAGTTTCGGTGGGCCGGCCGGGCAAATTTCGATCATGCATCAGGAGTTGGTGGAGAAGCGCCGCTGGTTGTCCGAGCGGCGTTTTCTGCATGCGCTGAACTACTGCATGTTGCTGCCCGGGCCGGAGGCGCAGCAGTTGGCTACCTATATCGGCTGGCTGATGCACCGCACCTGGGGCGGGGTGATCGCCGGGGCGTTGTTCGTGCTGCCGTCGCTGTTGATCCTGATCGTGCTGTCCTGGGTCTATCTGGTGTTCGGCGATGTGCCGTTGGTGGCGGGGATTTTCTATGGCATCAAGCCGGCGGTGACGGCCATCGTGGTGCAGGCGGCCTGGCGCATCGGCGGGCGGGTGTTGAAGAACGCCTGGCTGTGGGCCATTGCAGCAGCGGCTTTCGTCGCCATTTTTGCGTTGCAGGTGCCGTTCCCGCTGATCGTGCTGGGCGCCGCGCTGGTGGGGTATATCGGTGGGCGGCTGGCGCCGCAGCACTTCGCGGTCGGCGCCGGGCATGGCGAGGCGGGCGGGGCGCATGCGCCGGCGCTGATCGATGACGAGACGCGTCTGGCACATACCTATTTCCGTTCCAGCCGCCTGGCGCTGATCCTGCTGGTCGGCGCGCTGCTCTGGCTGCTGCCGATGGGCCTGCTGACCCTGGCGTTCGGCTGGCAGGGCACGCTGACGCAGATGGGCTGGTTCTTCACCAAGGCGGCGCTGCTTACGTTCGGCGGTGCCTATGCGGTGCTGCCTTACGTGTACCAGGGCGCCATCGAGCACTACGGCTGGCTGACGCCCCGGCAGATGATCGATGGCCTGGCCCTCGGCGAGACCACACCGGGGCCGTTGATCATGGTGGTGGCTTTCGTCGCCTTCGTCGGCGCCTACGGTCAGCCGGTGTTCGCTGGTGATTCGGCCTTCGCCAGTGGCGCGCTGGCGGCGGTGCTGGTCACCTGGTTCACCTTCCTGCCGTCGTTCCTGTTCATCCTCGCCGGCGGGCCGCTGGTGGAATCGACCCATGGCCAGATGAAGTTCACCGCGCCGCTGACCGGGATCACCGCCGCTGTGGTCGGGGTGATCCTTAACCTGGCGTTGTTCTTCGGTTATCACGTGCTCTGGCCGCAGGGTTTCGCCGGGGCGTTCGATTGGGTGTCGGCGTTGATCACCCTCGCTGCGGGCGTGGCGTTGCTGGGCTTCAAGCGCGGGGTGATCGAGACCATTGCCGGGTGCGCTGTCGTCGGGCTGGTGGCGCATCTGTTGGGTTGA
- a CDS encoding MFS transporter — protein MSAAPVSVYRLPGFLPFLIARIVVVFAVQIQAIVVAWQVYDLTRDPLSLAYVGLAQFIPMLVLLMPAGDLIDRYDRKLILMLSWLVEGLCAAALLWLSLSEAAVSWYYAVLVLYGCGRAFTGPALSSLLPQIVPRERLAAAIAANSMIMRGATISGPVIGGGLYAIGGGGLTYSVCLVCFLAGSALLPLVPVRYAEKMQALEATAWARFTAGIHFIRTRPIILGTISLDLFAVLLGGVIALLPIYAQEVLEVGPTGLGLLRSAMAIGEVSVGLYLSMKPFNRHVGLVMFGAVALFGVANLVFALSSLFWLSFAALVVAGGADMVSMYIRSSLVQFSTPDTMRGRVNAVNMLFIGSSNELGEFRAGTSAAWFGVVPAALIGCACTLTVTGGWMLGFKSLRQVNRFEDASPAKVG, from the coding sequence GTGTCCGCTGCCCCTGTTTCCGTTTACCGACTTCCCGGTTTCCTGCCGTTTCTCATCGCTCGCATCGTGGTGGTGTTCGCCGTTCAGATCCAGGCCATCGTGGTGGCCTGGCAGGTCTACGACCTGACGCGCGATCCGCTGTCGCTGGCCTATGTCGGCCTGGCTCAGTTCATCCCCATGCTGGTGCTGCTGATGCCGGCCGGCGACCTGATCGACCGCTACGACCGCAAGCTCATCCTCATGCTCAGCTGGCTGGTCGAAGGCCTGTGTGCGGCGGCGCTGCTGTGGTTGTCGCTGAGCGAAGCGGCGGTCAGTTGGTACTACGCGGTGCTGGTGCTCTACGGCTGTGGCCGCGCCTTCACCGGGCCGGCGTTGTCCAGTCTGCTGCCGCAGATCGTGCCGCGCGAGCGCCTGGCCGCAGCCATCGCCGCCAACAGCATGATCATGCGTGGCGCGACCATTTCCGGCCCGGTGATCGGTGGCGGTCTTTACGCCATCGGCGGTGGCGGGCTGACCTACTCGGTGTGCCTGGTCTGCTTCCTCGCTGGCTCCGCATTGCTGCCGCTGGTGCCGGTGCGCTACGCGGAAAAGATGCAGGCGCTGGAAGCCACCGCGTGGGCGCGCTTTACCGCGGGCATCCACTTCATCCGCACGCGGCCGATCATCCTCGGCACCATCTCGCTGGACCTGTTCGCCGTGCTGCTTGGAGGCGTGATCGCGCTGTTGCCGATCTACGCCCAGGAAGTGCTGGAAGTCGGGCCGACGGGCCTAGGCCTGCTGCGCAGCGCCATGGCCATCGGTGAAGTGTCGGTCGGTCTGTACCTGAGCATGAAGCCGTTCAACCGCCATGTCGGCCTGGTGATGTTCGGCGCGGTGGCGCTGTTCGGCGTGGCCAACCTGGTGTTCGCGCTGTCCAGCCTGTTCTGGCTGTCCTTCGCCGCGCTGGTGGTGGCCGGCGGCGCGGATATGGTGAGCATGTACATCCGTTCGTCGCTGGTGCAGTTCTCCACCCCGGACACCATGCGTGGCCGGGTCAACGCGGTGAACATGCTGTTCATCGGCTCTTCCAACGAGCTCGGCGAATTTCGCGCCGGCACTAGCGCCGCCTGGTTCGGCGTGGTGCCGGCGGCGCTGATCGGCTGCGCCTGCACCCTGACGGTGACGGGCGGCTGGATGCTCGGTTTCAAGAGTCTGCGCCAGGTGAATCGCTTCGAGGATGCTTCGCCAGCGAAGGTGGGCTGA
- a CDS encoding class I SAM-dependent methyltransferase: MPLSPDELAQISALTLAHYQSSAEDFREGTRDHDVSQNIAALLRHIEGEKPWRILDFGCGPGRDLRTFSGLGHTAVGLDGCAEFVAMARADSGCEVWQQSFLELDLPAGHFDGIFANASLFHVPDQELPRVLGELHAALKAGGVLFSSNPRGENQEGWNGPRYGSYHDLERWRARLTAAGFIELEHYYRPAGLPRDQQPWLASVWRRLG; this comes from the coding sequence ATGCCCCTGAGCCCCGATGAACTCGCGCAAATCAGCGCCCTCACCCTGGCCCACTACCAGAGCAGCGCCGAGGATTTTCGCGAGGGCACGCGCGACCATGACGTGAGCCAGAACATCGCCGCGCTGCTGCGCCATATCGAGGGCGAGAAGCCCTGGCGCATCCTTGATTTCGGCTGCGGGCCGGGGCGAGATCTGCGTACGTTCAGCGGCCTCGGCCATACCGCCGTCGGCCTGGATGGCTGCGCCGAGTTCGTCGCCATGGCGCGCGCCGATAGCGGCTGCGAGGTGTGGCAGCAGAGCTTTCTCGAACTGGACCTGCCGGCTGGACATTTCGACGGCATCTTCGCCAACGCCAGCCTGTTCCACGTGCCCGATCAGGAGCTGCCGCGCGTGCTCGGCGAGCTGCATGCGGCGCTCAAGGCCGGTGGCGTGCTGTTCAGCTCCAACCCGCGCGGCGAGAACCAGGAAGGCTGGAACGGCCCGCGCTACGGCAGCTACCACGACCTGGAACGCTGGCGCGCGCGGCTCACGGCGGCCGGTTTCATCGAGCTGGAGCACTACTACCGCCCCGCCGGCCTGCCACGCGACCAGCAACCCTGGCTGGCCAGCGTATGGCGGCGACTCGGTTAA
- a CDS encoding MFS transporter — protein MSSSPAATSLAGASPVSQASPLVMRVIGACALAHLINDLIQAVLPAIYPMLKFNYGLSFAQIGLITLTFQLTASLLQPWVGYHTDRYPKPWLLPAGSLCTLVGILMLAFVGSFPAILLASALVGIGSSTFHPEASRIARLASGGRYGLAQSTFQVGGNAGTAFGPLLAAAIIIPYGQGNVAWFGLFAVFAIVVLYGLSRWYRHHLTLFKLKQGGVATHGLSAGRVKFALLILALLVFSKYFYMASFTSYFTFFLIEKFDLSVASSQLYLFLFLGAVAAGTFFGGPIGDRIGRKQVIWFSILGVAPFSLLLPHVDLFWTGVLSMLIGFILASAFSAIVVFAQELMPGNVGMIAGLFFGLMFGFGGIGGALLGYLADIHGIEEVFLLCSFLPLLGILTALLPSLKAR, from the coding sequence ATGTCCAGCAGCCCTGCCGCTACCTCCCTGGCCGGCGCCTCGCCCGTCAGTCAGGCCAGCCCCCTGGTGATGCGCGTGATCGGCGCCTGCGCCCTGGCGCACCTGATCAACGACCTGATCCAGGCGGTGTTGCCCGCCATCTATCCGATGCTCAAGTTCAACTACGGCCTGAGCTTCGCCCAGATCGGCCTGATCACCCTGACCTTCCAGCTCACCGCCTCGCTGCTGCAGCCCTGGGTGGGCTATCACACCGACCGCTATCCCAAGCCCTGGCTGCTGCCGGCCGGCTCGCTGTGCACCCTGGTCGGCATCCTGATGCTGGCCTTCGTCGGCAGCTTCCCGGCGATTCTCCTGGCCTCGGCGCTAGTGGGCATCGGCTCCTCGACCTTCCACCCCGAAGCGTCGCGCATCGCCCGTCTGGCCTCGGGCGGCCGTTACGGCCTGGCGCAGTCCACCTTTCAGGTCGGCGGTAACGCCGGTACTGCCTTCGGCCCGCTGCTGGCGGCGGCCATCATCATTCCCTACGGCCAGGGCAACGTCGCCTGGTTCGGTCTGTTCGCCGTCTTCGCCATCGTCGTGCTGTACGGGCTGAGCCGCTGGTATCGGCACCACCTGACGCTGTTCAAGCTCAAGCAGGGCGGCGTGGCCACTCACGGCCTGTCGGCTGGGCGGGTGAAGTTCGCCCTGCTGATCCTGGCGCTGCTGGTGTTCTCCAAGTACTTCTACATGGCCAGCTTCACCAGCTACTTCACCTTCTTTCTGATCGAGAAGTTCGACCTGTCGGTGGCCAGCTCGCAGCTCTACCTGTTCCTGTTCCTCGGCGCGGTGGCCGCGGGTACCTTCTTCGGCGGGCCGATCGGCGACCGCATCGGGCGCAAGCAGGTGATTTGGTTCTCCATCCTCGGCGTGGCGCCGTTCTCCCTGTTGCTGCCGCACGTCGACCTGTTCTGGACCGGCGTGCTGAGCATGCTGATCGGCTTCATCCTGGCCTCGGCATTCTCCGCCATCGTGGTCTTCGCCCAGGAGCTGATGCCGGGCAACGTCGGCATGATTGCCGGGCTGTTCTTCGGCCTGATGTTCGGCTTCGGCGGCATCGGCGGGGCGCTGCTGGGCTACCTGGCGGACATCCACGGCATCGAGGAGGTGTTCCTGCTGTGCTCCTTCCTGCCGTTGCTGGGCATCCTCACCGCGCTATTGCCGTCGCTGAAGGCCCGTTAA
- a CDS encoding helix-turn-helix transcriptional regulator, with protein MRLPEKLLAEIDASPWMVSSSATDYPINAVIEPHSHRNKHQLIYAISGVMVVTSALNQWTVPPSRGIWMPCGQVHAIRCIGSVRMRSVFVRPDSLADMPAECRAVAISPLLSELIRAAVAISQPYADDSREARVMRLILDELRILPTLPLHLPQPADPRIQPICSTLQDNPGDASTLADWSARLGLDEKTIQRLFQKGTGMTFGQWRQQARLLLALERIALGEKIIDIAGELGYDSPSAFTTMFKKQFGTTPSQFFK; from the coding sequence ATGCGATTACCCGAAAAGCTGCTGGCCGAGATCGACGCTTCCCCCTGGATGGTCAGCAGCAGCGCCACCGATTACCCGATCAACGCCGTCATCGAGCCGCACTCGCACCGCAACAAGCACCAGCTGATCTATGCGATTTCCGGGGTGATGGTGGTGACCTCGGCGCTGAACCAGTGGACGGTGCCACCGAGCCGCGGCATCTGGATGCCCTGCGGCCAGGTGCACGCGATCCGCTGCATCGGTAGTGTGCGGATGCGCAGCGTCTTCGTGCGCCCCGACAGCCTGGCGGACATGCCCGCCGAGTGCCGCGCCGTGGCCATCTCACCGCTGCTCAGTGAACTGATCCGCGCCGCCGTGGCGATCAGCCAGCCCTACGCCGACGACTCGCGCGAGGCGCGGGTGATGCGCCTGATCCTCGATGAACTGCGCATCCTGCCAACCCTGCCGCTGCACCTGCCGCAACCGGCCGACCCGCGCATCCAGCCGATCTGTTCAACGCTGCAGGACAACCCCGGCGACGCCTCCACCCTGGCCGACTGGAGCGCCCGCCTGGGCCTGGACGAGAAGACCATCCAGCGCCTGTTCCAGAAAGGCACCGGCATGACCTTTGGCCAGTGGCGCCAGCAGGCACGCCTGTTGTTGGCGCTGGAGCGCATCGCCCTGGGTGAGAAGATCATCGACATCGCCGGGGAGCTGGGCTACGACAGCCCCAGCGCCTTCACCACCATGTTCAAGAAGCAGTTCGGCACCACGCCCAGCCAGTTCTTCAAGTGA